From a single Okeanomitos corallinicola TIOX110 genomic region:
- a CDS encoding peptide ligase PGM1-related protein: MITMNISNLEQIEEFHNLQLTLRERWKTSEIFDKSEADILIIPSLSIDQGELQKIEGCEHYEERLLFSLIRLRNPRTRLIYVTSMPLHPSIIDYYLQLLPGIPFSHARHRLLLLSTYDASLKPLSQKILERPRLIAKIRQALRLDKAFMVCYNSSFWEAELSLKLNVPLYAAAPDLHIWGTKSGSREIFNHSGVPHPKGSNLVWNSPDLATAAANLWESQPILKRMVVKLNEGISGEGNAILDLQPLTDFAPGKSSHAQRVAAISDRFVNLRFQATKETWSNFSQRIPELGAIVESFIEGEIKRSPSVQGRITPDGKVEILSTHDQILGGPDGQIYLGCRFPADQEYRLQLQQLGLQVGEKLAEKGTLERYGVDFVTVDQGDGKWDIQAIEINLRKGGTTHPFMTLKLLTNGDYDLSTGLFYSQQGKSKYYIATDNLQNDHYRGLLPNDLMDIIAHHRLHFDTGTETGSVFHLMGCLSQFGKLGLTSIGDSPQEAEDIYNKVIQVLDLESSDEHIGDQLFSDYAFPITADSFGY; the protein is encoded by the coding sequence ATGATAACAATGAATATTTCTAATTTAGAGCAGATTGAGGAGTTTCACAATTTACAATTAACTTTACGTGAACGCTGGAAAACTAGCGAAATTTTTGATAAAAGTGAAGCAGATATTTTAATTATTCCTTCTTTGAGTATTGATCAAGGAGAATTACAAAAAATAGAAGGTTGTGAACACTATGAAGAAAGATTACTTTTCTCATTAATTCGATTAAGAAATCCCCGGACTAGGTTAATTTATGTGACATCAATGCCACTACATCCGAGTATTATTGATTATTATTTACAACTACTTCCGGGAATTCCATTTTCCCATGCTCGTCATCGTTTATTACTACTTTCTACCTATGATGCTTCTCTAAAACCCCTCAGTCAAAAAATATTAGAACGTCCTCGGTTAATAGCAAAAATTCGTCAAGCTTTACGGTTAGATAAAGCTTTTATGGTGTGCTACAATTCCAGTTTTTGGGAAGCAGAATTGTCACTAAAATTAAATGTACCTCTCTATGCTGCTGCACCAGATTTACATATTTGGGGGACAAAAAGCGGTAGTAGAGAAATTTTTAATCATAGTGGTGTACCCCATCCCAAAGGTAGTAACCTGGTTTGGAATTCCCCAGATTTAGCAACAGCAGCGGCAAATTTATGGGAAAGTCAACCCATATTAAAACGAATGGTTGTTAAACTCAATGAGGGTATTTCTGGTGAAGGAAATGCAATTTTAGATTTACAACCTTTAACAGATTTTGCACCAGGTAAAAGTTCCCATGCTCAAAGGGTAGCAGCAATTAGCGATCGCTTTGTAAATCTGCGTTTTCAAGCCACAAAAGAAACCTGGTCTAACTTTTCTCAACGTATCCCAGAACTCGGTGCAATAGTCGAATCATTTATAGAAGGAGAAATTAAACGTTCTCCCAGTGTCCAAGGACGCATTACACCTGATGGAAAAGTCGAAATTCTCTCCACCCATGATCAAATTCTCGGTGGTCCCGACGGTCAAATTTATCTCGGTTGTCGCTTTCCTGCTGATCAAGAATACAGATTACAACTACAACAATTAGGTTTACAAGTAGGTGAAAAACTTGCAGAAAAAGGCACTTTAGAAAGATATGGAGTAGACTTTGTTACCGTTGATCAAGGTGATGGCAAATGGGATATTCAAGCCATAGAAATTAACCTCCGCAAAGGTGGAACTACCCACCCATTTATGACCTTAAAATTATTAACTAATGGCGATTATGATCTATCCACAGGTTTATTTTATAGCCAACAAGGAAAATCTAAATATTACATTGCTACTGACAATTTACAAAATGATCACTACCGGGGATTATTACCTAATGATTTAATGGATATTATCGCCCATCATAGATTACATTTTGATACTGGCACGGAAACAGGATCAGTATTTCATCTCATGGGTTGTCTTTCCCAATTCGGAAAATTAGGATTAACCAGCATAGGAGATTCTCCTCAAGAAGCAGAAGATATTTATAACAAAGTTATTCAAGTTCTCGATTTAGAAAGCAGTGATGAACATATTGGAGATCAACTGTTTTCTGATTATGCTTTTCCTATTACCGCTGATAGTTTTGGTTATTGA
- a CDS encoding nicotinate phosphoribosyltransferase, producing MIISRVLASMIQFISEAFMRIFSPTDDAYPVIGFQPFTGVAYKKRHAANW from the coding sequence ATGATTATCTCCAGAGTGCTTGCTAGTATGATCCAGTTTATTTCTGAAGCTTTCATGAGAATTTTTAGCCCTACGGATGATGCTTATCCGGTGATTGGTTTTCAACCTTTTACTGGTGTTGCCTATAAAAAACGTCATGCAGCAAATTGGTAA
- a CDS encoding nicotinate phosphoribosyltransferase, translating to MTNFADVNHNKDSGQNPELNINPENYSLLTDLYQLTMTACYTGEGIEQKQASFEMFVRRLPEGFGYLIAMGLAQVLEYLSNFRFHAAQISALQKTGIFNHVPEHFWSLLAEGVFTGDVWAVPEGTAVFANEPLLRIEAPLWQAQLVETYILNTLNYQTLIATKAARLRDIAGEKATLLEFGTRRAFSPQASLWAARAALAGGLDATSNVLAALQLGQKPSGTMAHALVMALSALEGSEEKAFHAFHEYFPGAPLLIDTYDTVAAAKKLAEKVKNGEMKLQGVRLDSGDLVSLSKQVRSLLPEVAIFASGDLDEWEIQRLKKEGAEIDGYGLGTKLVTGSPVNGVYKLVDIDGIPVMKMSSGKFTYPGKKQIFRSYSQGKLKTDRLGLSAEKPVSEQPLLELLMKKGKQIKPSENLTTIRQRTAASLASLPEEIRRLEHPFAVKVEISEMLEKLTEKTKKLTGKDIN from the coding sequence ATGACAAATTTTGCGGATGTTAATCACAATAAAGACAGCGGACAAAACCCAGAATTAAATATCAACCCTGAAAACTACAGCTTGCTAACTGACTTGTATCAGCTAACAATGACAGCTTGTTACACTGGAGAAGGGATAGAACAAAAACAAGCCAGTTTTGAAATGTTTGTCAGGCGCTTACCTGAAGGTTTCGGCTATTTGATAGCTATGGGTTTAGCGCAGGTTTTGGAATATTTATCCAATTTTCGTTTTCATGCTGCTCAAATTTCTGCTTTACAGAAAACAGGAATTTTTAATCATGTACCGGAGCATTTTTGGTCATTATTAGCAGAGGGTGTCTTTACTGGCGATGTGTGGGCAGTTCCAGAAGGCACAGCAGTGTTTGCTAATGAACCATTATTAAGAATAGAAGCACCTTTATGGCAGGCACAATTAGTAGAAACTTACATTTTAAATACACTCAATTATCAAACTTTAATAGCGACCAAAGCCGCTAGATTACGTGATATTGCGGGGGAAAAAGCCACATTATTAGAATTTGGCACACGGAGAGCCTTTAGTCCTCAAGCCTCATTATGGGCAGCAAGAGCAGCCTTAGCGGGTGGTTTAGATGCCACATCCAATGTGTTAGCAGCATTACAACTAGGTCAGAAACCAAGTGGTACAATGGCTCACGCCTTAGTCATGGCATTGTCAGCCTTAGAAGGAAGTGAAGAAAAAGCCTTTCATGCCTTTCATGAATATTTTCCGGGTGCGCCGTTATTAATAGATACTTATGATACCGTTGCTGCTGCTAAAAAATTGGCAGAAAAGGTCAAGAACGGGGAAATGAAATTACAAGGAGTACGTTTAGATTCTGGGGATTTAGTCAGTTTATCAAAACAAGTGCGATCGCTTCTTCCTGAAGTGGCAATTTTTGCCAGTGGTGACTTAGACGAATGGGAAATACAAAGACTAAAAAAAGAAGGTGCAGAAATTGATGGTTATGGTTTAGGTACAAAATTAGTTACAGGTTCTCCAGTCAATGGAGTTTATAAACTTGTGGATATTGATGGTATTCCTGTGATGAAAATGTCTAGCGGTAAATTTACTTATCCAGGCAAAAAACAGATTTTCCGTTCTTATTCTCAGGGTAAATTAAAGACTGATAGACTAGGTTTATCAGCAGAAAAACCAGTTTCCGAACAACCTTTATTAGAGTTATTGATGAAAAAAGGTAAACAAATCAAACCATCAGAGAATCTAACCACAATTAGACAAAGAACAGCCGCATCCTTAGCTAGTTTACCAGAGGAAATCAGAAGATTAGAACATCCATTTGCTGTTAAAGTTGAAATTTCCGAAATGCTAGAAAAGTTAACTGAAAAAACGAAGAAACTAACTGGAAAAGACATCAATTAA
- a CDS encoding NUDIX domain-containing protein: MPARNHNKISNSTHHQQPLADFKVGVDNVIFSVDTAQNRLLVLLVMRQQEPFSNSWSLPGTLVRQGESLENAAYRIMAEKIKVNNLYLEQLYTFGGPHRDPREQTNSYGVRYLSVSYFALVRFEEAELIADKVAGIAWYPVKQIPQLAFDHHEIITYGHRRLKNKLEYSPVAFDVLPETFTLNDLYQLYTTVLGENFSDYSNFRARLLKLGFLSDTGIKVSRGAGRPASLYKFDEKAFAPFKDKPLVFI; the protein is encoded by the coding sequence ATGCCAGCACGCAACCATAATAAAATATCAAATTCTACTCACCATCAACAACCTTTAGCTGATTTTAAAGTCGGTGTTGATAACGTTATATTTTCCGTAGATACAGCCCAAAATCGGCTTCTAGTGCTGCTAGTAATGCGACAGCAAGAACCATTTTCAAACTCTTGGAGTCTCCCCGGTACTTTAGTCCGTCAAGGAGAATCTTTAGAAAATGCTGCTTATCGCATTATGGCAGAAAAAATAAAAGTTAATAATCTTTACCTTGAACAACTATACACTTTTGGTGGTCCTCACCGAGATCCCAGAGAACAAACTAATAGTTATGGAGTCCGTTATTTATCAGTTAGTTATTTTGCCTTAGTTCGGTTTGAAGAAGCAGAATTAATTGCTGATAAAGTCGCTGGTATTGCTTGGTATCCCGTTAAACAAATACCACAATTAGCATTTGACCACCATGAAATTATCACCTATGGACATAGAAGATTAAAAAATAAATTAGAATACAGTCCCGTAGCTTTTGATGTCTTACCAGAAACCTTTACTCTCAATGATTTATATCAGTTATACACCACAGTTTTAGGAGAAAACTTTTCTGATTATTCTAACTTTCGAGCGCGGTTACTTAAACTAGGTTTTCTCTCAGATACCGGAATTAAAGTATCCAGAGGTGCAGGTCGTCCTGCTAGTTTATATAAGTTTGATGAGAAAGCTTTTGCACCTTTTAAGGATAAACCGTTAGTTTTTATTTAA
- a CDS encoding NAD+ synthase, whose product MKIAIAQLNPIIGDLSGNAQKILEAAQQVAVNGIRLLLTPELSLCGYPPRDLLLNPGFLKLMDSTLKKLAQDLPPDLAVLVGTVVKNKEAQIIGGKSLFNSIAWLENGEIKQYFHKRLLPTYDVFDENRYFEPGLQANYFALDDINIGVTICEDLWNNEEFWGKRHYAVNPIADLSILGVDLIVNLSASPYTVAKQQLREAMLKHSAEKFQQPLIYTNQVGGNDDLIFDGRSFALNRQGEIISRAKGFETDLLIVKFNEQEKDLQLNSINPTYESEDEEIWQALVLGVRDYVKKCHFSKVVLGLSGGIDSALVAAIATIALGKENVLGVLMPSPYSSEHSVSDALKLADNLGIKTQILPIGELMQDFDHTLSELFTGTEFGIAEENVQSRIRGTLLMGISNKFGHLLLSTGNKSEMAVGYCTLYGDMNGGLAVIADVPKTRVYSICNWLNTHNQQEIIPQHIITKPPSAELKPGQVDQDSLPAYDILDDILERVINKHQSAEQIVAAGHNQEIVNRVLKLLSRAEFKRRQAPPGLKITDRAFGTGWRMPIACKIENY is encoded by the coding sequence ATGAAAATCGCAATTGCTCAACTTAACCCCATCATCGGTGACTTATCAGGAAATGCTCAAAAAATTCTAGAAGCTGCACAACAAGTAGCGGTAAATGGTATCCGTTTATTATTAACACCAGAACTTTCTTTATGTGGTTATCCACCCAGAGATTTATTATTGAATCCTGGTTTTCTTAAATTAATGGATAGTACATTAAAAAAATTAGCTCAAGACTTACCACCTGATTTAGCTGTTTTAGTGGGAACTGTTGTTAAAAATAAAGAAGCTCAAATTATCGGTGGTAAATCTTTATTTAATAGTATTGCTTGGTTGGAAAATGGAGAAATTAAGCAATATTTCCACAAGCGACTATTACCAACTTATGATGTTTTTGATGAAAACCGCTATTTTGAACCAGGATTACAAGCTAATTATTTCGCTTTAGATGATATCAATATTGGCGTAACTATCTGTGAAGATTTATGGAATAATGAGGAGTTTTGGGGAAAACGTCATTATGCAGTTAATCCCATTGCTGACTTATCAATTTTAGGTGTAGATTTAATTGTTAATTTATCAGCTTCTCCTTATACAGTTGCTAAACAGCAGTTAAGGGAAGCAATGTTAAAACATAGTGCAGAAAAGTTTCAACAGCCATTAATTTATACTAATCAAGTTGGGGGAAATGATGATTTAATTTTTGATGGTCGTAGTTTTGCACTTAATCGTCAAGGTGAAATTATTTCTCGTGCAAAAGGTTTTGAAACTGATTTATTAATAGTTAAATTTAATGAACAAGAAAAAGATTTACAGTTAAATTCTATTAATCCAACTTATGAATCTGAAGATGAAGAAATCTGGCAAGCTTTAGTTTTAGGTGTGCGAGATTATGTCAAAAAATGTCATTTTTCCAAAGTTGTCTTAGGTTTAAGTGGTGGTATAGATTCGGCTTTAGTTGCTGCTATTGCGACAATTGCATTAGGAAAAGAAAATGTTTTAGGTGTGTTAATGCCTTCTCCTTATAGTTCTGAACATTCTGTCAGTGATGCTTTAAAATTAGCGGATAATTTAGGGATTAAAACGCAAATTTTACCTATTGGGGAATTAATGCAAGATTTTGATCATACATTATCAGAATTATTTACAGGAACAGAATTTGGTATTGCTGAGGAAAATGTTCAATCCCGTATTCGTGGGACTTTATTGATGGGGATATCCAATAAATTTGGTCATCTACTTTTATCTACAGGTAATAAATCAGAAATGGCCGTTGGTTACTGCACACTTTACGGTGATATGAATGGTGGTTTAGCGGTAATTGCAGATGTACCAAAAACCCGTGTTTACTCTATTTGTAATTGGTTAAATACCCATAATCAACAAGAAATTATTCCCCAACATATCATTACCAAACCACCGAGTGCAGAATTAAAACCCGGTCAAGTTGATCAAGATTCCTTACCAGCTTATGACATATTAGATGATATTTTAGAACGTGTGATTAATAAACATCAATCAGCAGAGCAAATAGTAGCCGCAGGACATAATCAAGAAATAGTAAATCGAGTATTAAAACTACTTTCCCGTGCAGAATTTAAACGTCGTCAAGCACCTCCAGGACTGAAAATTACTGACCGTGCTTTTGGTACTGGTTGGAGAATGCCTATTGCTTGTAAAATAGAAAATTATTGA